In Deinococcota bacterium, a single window of DNA contains:
- a CDS encoding DUF418 domain-containing protein — protein sequence MLAGETRPVGAGERVLTLDVLRGVALLGILLVNMALFSGPALWDVPGAERFPGLANRAAGLFVAFFASAKFITMFSLLFGIGIALQLGRFGGEKRRIFVRRMVVLLGFGILHGVFLWMGDILAPYAVTGLFLLLFYRLPERALLVTALTLWGGLVVFLTFSLGVAVLVPGPAAEAQRHVQEHALIYGTYAQRSLEAYSTGSFMEITRQRASEYLHSLQANILALPLFLAMMLLGLYLVKQGMITDLGARLPLVRRVMAFSLPVGLVGNGLIVYARLAMLTAEPERYAALELASTLGHVVGGPAFCLLYAGAITLLCQRAPRLLTPLAAVGRMAITNYLMQSLLAGFIFYAYGLGFYGRVSPAAALFITLLIFGCQLLYSPLWLKRFRYGPVEWLWRTLSYGRRQPMRRDRPLPAPGEQAEKQTV from the coding sequence ATGCTCGCCGGTGAGACCCGCCCGGTCGGAGCCGGGGAGCGCGTGCTTACGCTCGACGTCTTGCGCGGCGTCGCGCTGTTGGGCATCCTGCTCGTCAACATGGCGCTTTTCAGTGGCCCCGCGCTCTGGGACGTGCCGGGCGCCGAGCGCTTTCCGGGGCTGGCGAACCGCGCCGCCGGGCTCTTCGTGGCCTTTTTTGCCTCAGCCAAGTTCATCACCATGTTCTCGCTGCTTTTTGGCATCGGCATCGCCCTCCAACTCGGGCGTTTCGGCGGCGAGAAGCGGCGCATCTTCGTGCGCCGCATGGTCGTGCTGCTGGGCTTCGGTATCCTTCACGGCGTCTTCTTGTGGATGGGCGATATTCTAGCGCCTTACGCCGTCACCGGCCTCTTTCTCTTGCTCTTTTACCGCTTGCCTGAACGCGCGCTGCTCGTCACGGCCTTGACGCTGTGGGGCGGTCTCGTCGTCTTTTTGACCTTTTCCCTAGGCGTGGCGGTTCTGGTTCCTGGGCCAGCCGCCGAAGCGCAGCGGCACGTCCAGGAGCATGCGCTCATCTACGGAACTTACGCGCAGAGGTCGCTCGAGGCCTACAGCACGGGCAGCTTTATGGAGATCACGCGCCAGCGGGCAAGCGAGTACCTCCACAGCCTCCAGGCCAACATCCTCGCGCTGCCGCTCTTTCTCGCCATGATGCTTCTGGGGCTTTACCTCGTTAAACAGGGCATGATTACCGACCTCGGCGCGCGGCTACCGCTCGTCCGCCGGGTGATGGCCTTTAGCCTCCCCGTGGGCCTTGTCGGCAACGGCCTCATCGTCTACGCTCGGCTGGCGATGCTGACGGCGGAACCGGAGCGCTACGCCGCGCTCGAGCTTGCCAGCACGCTCGGCCACGTCGTGGGCGGACCGGCTTTTTGCCTCCTCTACGCGGGCGCTATCACCCTGCTCTGCCAGCGCGCGCCGCGGCTGCTGACGCCACTAGCCGCAGTCGGGCGCATGGCCATTACCAACTACCTCATGCAGAGCTTGCTGGCCGGCTTTATCTTCTACGCCTACGGGCTAGGTTTCTACGGCCGCGTGAGCCCTGCCGCAGCGCTATTCATCACCCTGCTCATCTTCGGCTGCCAGCTCCTCTACAGCCCGCTGTGGCTAAAGCGCTTCCGCTATGGGCCGGTAGAATGGCTGTGGCGCACCCTGAGCTACGGCCGACGCCAGCCCATGCGCCGCGACCGGCCGCTCCCGGCGCCAGGAGAGCAAGCGGAAAAACAAACGGTGTAG
- a CDS encoding ABC transporter substrate-binding protein produces MSCCTRKYSASTTALAALDRAVDRRTVVKGLAALVAGLSLGVSRFGFAQGRRVQLAFCSQLLCVVPYEVTLRRGYFAEEGLEVELVYTRGGSAAMQALVGGAVDYAATSLDVALQAFARGAEIERFASTGRLPLFALATAPARAEAITGISDLAGRTVGISALGNADHALLLYLLEQAGVDASSVEFAILGPNLYDALRLGQVEAGMVQEPALSLLQEEGSRVLVNTMDLEDAERFLGGPYEFMGVAVRAGESEARFSEMQAIARALTRGLEFVHTAPAELIVDTLPDELIVGGDRAALEAIIERYRLSLYPTTVTIDLEAAERVERSLAIAGLLETDPDLEALFNFAVADF; encoded by the coding sequence ATGAGCTGCTGCACCCGAAAGTACTCCGCGTCCACCACCGCGCTCGCCGCCTTGGACAGGGCAGTTGACCGCCGCACCGTCGTCAAGGGCCTCGCCGCCCTCGTCGCCGGGCTGAGCCTGGGCGTGAGCCGCTTCGGCTTCGCGCAGGGGCGCAGGGTCCAGTTGGCCTTCTGCTCGCAGCTTCTCTGCGTGGTTCCCTACGAGGTGACGCTCCGGCGCGGCTACTTCGCCGAGGAGGGGCTCGAGGTCGAGCTCGTCTACACCCGCGGCGGCAGCGCGGCCATGCAGGCCCTGGTCGGCGGCGCGGTGGACTACGCCGCCACCTCGCTCGACGTGGCCCTGCAGGCCTTTGCGCGGGGCGCCGAGATCGAGCGCTTCGCCTCGACCGGCCGCCTGCCGCTCTTCGCGCTCGCCACCGCGCCCGCCCGCGCCGAGGCCATCACCGGGATAAGCGACCTCGCGGGCCGCACGGTAGGCATCTCGGCCCTGGGCAACGCCGACCACGCCTTGCTGCTCTACCTGCTCGAGCAGGCCGGCGTGGACGCGAGCAGCGTCGAGTTCGCCATCTTGGGCCCCAACCTCTACGACGCCCTGCGCCTCGGCCAGGTGGAGGCGGGCATGGTGCAGGAGCCGGCGCTGTCGCTGCTCCAGGAAGAGGGCAGCCGGGTGCTCGTCAACACCATGGACTTAGAAGACGCCGAGCGCTTCCTGGGCGGCCCTTACGAGTTCATGGGCGTGGCGGTGCGCGCGGGCGAGAGCGAGGCGCGCTTTTCGGAGATGCAGGCGATCGCCCGGGCCCTGACCAGGGGCCTCGAGTTCGTCCACACCGCCCCTGCCGAGCTCATCGTGGACACCCTGCCCGACGAGCTCATCGTCGGCGGCGACCGCGCGGCGCTCGAGGCCATCATCGAGCGCTACCGCCTCTCGCTCTACCCCACCACGGTGACCATCGACTTAGAAGCTGCCGAGCGCGTCGAGCGCTCGCTGGCCATCGCCGGCCTGCTCGAGACCGACCCCGACTTAGAGGCGCTCTTCAACTTCGCGGTGGCGGACTTCTAG